The genomic region TATCACATTTACCAACTAGATTTTGTAACCCCTGGAACTTGTCCAAAAGAACACAAATCACGTAAAACAATCCTACATAAACCAAATTTTCTATATACTCCTCTCGGCCTACCAGTTAAAGCGCATCTATTCCTAATTCTGATTTTAGAAGAATCTCTAGGCAATTTTTTAATCAGCTTACTTTGAGCTGCAAACCTTTTTGCAATAGATAAATCCTTATTATTCATTATAGATTTTAATTCTTCCCTTCTCTTACTATACTGATCGCATAACTTTATTCTACGAAGATTCTTCTGTATCATGGATTTTTTTGCCATATATATTTTCTCTCAATTATCAAAAAAAGGGAATTTAAGAGCCAGTAATAATTCCTTTGCTTCCTTATCACTAACTGCACTTGTTATAATATTAATATCCATACCTCTAATTTTACTTATTTTATCATAGTCTATTTCTAAAAATGATATATGCTCCTTGATACCAAGGGAAAAATTACCATGACCATCAAATTGCTTCACACTAAACCCTCTAAAATCTTTTTCCCTTGGCAAAGCAATATATATTAATCTTTCTAAGAATTCATACATTTTATTTCTACGCAAAGTCACTTTACAACCTACAGTTGCACCTTTTCTAATTTTGAAACCAGAAATAGATTTTTTCGCAAAGGTTAACACAGGCTTTTGCCCAGCAATCAAATGTAGATTATCAAATGGCTCATTTATCGCTTTATTGTCCGTAGCAGCATCTCCAAC from Wolbachia endosymbiont (group B) of Parapoynx stratiotata harbors:
- the rpsN gene encoding 30S ribosomal protein S14 codes for the protein MAKKSMIQKNLRRIKLCDQYSKRREELKSIMNNKDLSIAKRFAAQSKLIKKLPRDSSKIRIRNRCALTGRPRGVYRKFGLCRIVLRDLCSFGQVPGVTKSSW
- the rplE gene encoding 50S ribosomal protein L5 is translated as MFKQLYKDNIVKSLKDKFNYGNVMQVPKLVKVCINMGVGDAATDNKAINEPFDNLHLIAGQKPVLTFAKKSISGFKIRKGATVGCKVTLRRNKMYEFLERLIYIALPREKDFRGFSVKQFDGHGNFSLGIKEHISFLEIDYDKISKIRGMDINIITSAVSDKEAKELLLALKFPFFDN